A stretch of the Polaribacter pacificus genome encodes the following:
- a CDS encoding NUDIX hydrolase translates to MYKVFVNDRPIILTDSLKVNNNYPVYIFKEIVVDEIIHKLQTSKEDGINVFTEALEKDWIRFQDSFKVVKAAGGLVLNELNEFLFIYRGQRWDLPKGGIEKGESIEQTAVREVEEECGIHGLHIERPLLTTYHVFFQNDLQLLKVTDWFLMQTQYKGELQPQLEEGITIVQFVSESQLATITKNTYANILLVLEAYQKND, encoded by the coding sequence ATGTATAAAGTTTTTGTAAATGATAGACCAATAATTTTAACAGATTCTTTAAAAGTTAACAATAATTATCCCGTTTATATTTTTAAAGAAATAGTCGTAGATGAAATTATTCACAAATTGCAAACTAGCAAGGAAGATGGAATAAATGTATTTACAGAAGCACTTGAAAAAGATTGGATTCGGTTTCAAGATTCATTCAAGGTTGTTAAAGCAGCAGGAGGGTTGGTCTTAAATGAGTTAAACGAGTTCTTATTTATCTACCGAGGTCAACGCTGGGATTTACCCAAAGGAGGTATCGAAAAAGGAGAGTCTATAGAGCAAACAGCCGTTCGAGAAGTCGAGGAAGAATGCGGTATCCATGGTTTGCATATTGAAAGACCACTTCTTACAACCTACCATGTTTTTTTTCAAAATGATCTTCAGTTGTTAAAAGTAACCGATTGGTTTTTGATGCAAACACAGTATAAAGGAGAACTTCAGCCGCAACTCGAAGAAGGAATAACCATCGTTCAATTTGTTTCAGAGTCCCAACTTGCTACAATAACTAAGAACACCTATGCTAATATTCTATTAGTGCTAGAGGCCTATCAGAAGAACGATTAA